The Streptomyces sp. 135 sequence GTAGGCGTACAGATCTCGGCACCCGGGCTGACCTTCGACATCAGCTGCTTCGGCCTCGACGCGAGCGAGCGACTGTCGGACGACCGTTACTTCATCTTCTTCAACCAGCCGAAGTCTCCCGAGGAGTCGATCCAGCTCCTGGGCGCGCAGGCGGGCGACACCGAGTCCTTCCGCGTCACGCTCGACCGCATACCGCCGCAGATCCAGCGGCTCTCGTTCACGGCGACGATCGACGGCGCCGGGCAGATGTCGCAGGTCGCCTCCGGATACATCCGCATCGTCGCGGGCGGCGAGGAAGTGGCGCGTTACGCCTTCACCGGCGCGGAGTTCTCCACGGAGCGCGCCGTCATGCTGGGCGACTTCTACCTGAAGGACGTCTGGCGGTTCGCCGCGATCGGCCAGGGCTTCGACGGCGGACTCGACGCCCTGCTGAGGAACTTCGGCGGCGAGGTCGCCGAGGAGGAGCCCGCCCCCGCGCAGCCGCAGGCCGCGGCGCCCTCGTTCGCGCCCCGGCGCAGGCCGCGGCCCCGCCCGCGTTCGGCGCCCCGGCGGCTGCCGCGCAGCCCCAGGCACCCGCGCCCGCCCCGCGCAGAGCTTCGCGCCGCCACAGGGCGCCACCCGCCCCGGCGCCCGCCCCGGCCGAGCCGGCGCACGCAGCGCAGACCATCGTGGCGCCGGTGAACCAGCCGCCCGGCGGCACGATGCCGCCCCCGCCGGTCCCCGCGCCGTACGGCCGGCCCGGTCAGCAGCCCCCGCAGCAGCCGCAGTACGGTCAGGTGCCCGGCCAGCAGGCCCCCGGCCAGACCGCGCCCCTGCCGCCGGGCTACGCCCAGCATCCCCAGGCCCCGATGCCGCCGGGCTACGGCCAGCAGCCGCAGGCTCCGATGCCGCCTGGTTACGGCCAGCAGCCGCCGGGCGGCCAGTTCCCCGGCCAGGCCCCCGCCCCGCACGGCGGCATGCCCCAGGGCGCCGGTGTCGCCGCCGCTCTCCAGAAGTACCGCGAGGCCCCCACCGGCCAGCGCTGGACGCAGCAGAACGAGAAGCTGGTCCGCGTCGACCTGGGCGTGGCCGACCAGCCGATCCTGGCCCGCCAGGGCTCGATGGTGCTCTACCAGGGCAAGGTCGAGTTCAGCTACAAGGGCGCGGGCTTCGCCGGCCGCATCGTCGGCAATGCCACCGGCCAGGAGATGCAGCTGATGCGCTGCTCCGGCCGCGGTCAGGTCTTCCTCGCCGAGGAGGGCACGCACCTGCACCCCATCGAACTCCAGGGCGACGCGATCTGCGTCTCCGCGGAGAACGTCCTCGCCTTCGACGAGTCCCTCCAGCACGAGGTGCGCAGGATCGAGGGCCACGGCATCCCCGGCGGCGCGCTGTTCGTCATGCAGTTCCAGGGCAACGGCACGGTCATCGTGAAGACCCACGGCGTGCCCGTGGTGCTGCCGGTCACGCCGACGACGTTCGCCGACTGCCATGCCGTGGTCGCCTGGTCGGCCGCCGCGCAGGCGATCGTTTCCAGCCAGGTCAGGATGCGCAGCAACGCGTACGCGGGCTCCACGGGAGAGAGCGTGAACCTCCAGTTCCGTGGCGCGCCCGGCAATTTCATCGTCGTCCAGCCGTACGAGGTCTGAGGGAGCCCGTCATGAATCAGCACATGAATCAGCAGCTCGCGGGCTTCGCTCCCGCACCCGTCGCCGCCCGCATGGAGAACCACGGCCACCACATGGTCAAGGTCGCCATGCAGACCGGCAACGACCTTCTCGCGCGCGTGGGCTCGATGGTCGCCTACGAAGGGTTCGTGCAGTACGAGCCGAACCCGCCCGCCGTCCGCCAGGTCGCGCGCGAGTGGATGACCGGCGAGGGCGCACCGTTGATGAAGTGCTCCGGAGACGGCCTGCTCTACCTCGCCGACTACGGAGCGGACGTCGTCGTCATCAACCTGGCGGGTGAGTCCCTCTCGGTGAACGGCACCAATCTGCTCGCCTTCGACACGTCCCTCCAGTGGGGTGTCGAGCGGGTCAAGGGCATGGCCAAGTTCGCCGGCCAGGGCCTGTGGAACATCACGATCTCCGGCCAGGGGTGGGTCGCCCTGACCTCCCGCGGCACTCCCATCGTCGTCGACTGCGGTCGCGGCGAGGACGAGACGTACGTCGACCCGGACGCCCTGATCGCCTGGTCCCCGAACCTCAAGGTGAAGGGCAAGCGCAGCTTCAAGGCCGGCTCCCTCATCGGGCGCGGCAGCGGCGAGGCCTATCAGATGGGCTTCTCCGGAGAGGGCATCGTCGTCGTACAGCCCAGTGAGGACAGCACCGACCGTCTCCGAGCACGGGGCTGAGGGGGAGCAACACCATGCAGAGCCCACTTTTCGCGCACGCAGAACAGCAGACCCAGGAGCGTTACTCCGTCCAGAACCCGCAGCTGCTGCGGGTCGCCCTTGAGGGGCACGACGACGTCCTGGCCCGCAAGGGCGCCATGGTCGCCTACCAGGGGCTGATCGAGTTCGACGCCGAGTACCAGAGCCAGGGCAACCAGCGCGCCCGCGCGCAGACCGGTGAGGGCCTGGACCTGATGCGCTGCCACGGCCAGGGCACCGTCTACTTGGCGAACCTCGCCCAGTACGTCCACGTCGTGGACGTCGACCAGGACGGTCTGACCGTGGACAGCAGCTATGTCCTCGCGATGGACTCGTCGCTGACTCACCAGGTCATCGCCGTGGACAGCCAGTACGGCATCTCCGGCTCGGGCAAGTACCAGCTCAACATCTCCGGGCGGGGCAAGGTCGCCCTGATGACGTCCGGTCAGCCGCTGATGCTCCAGGTCACGCCCGACCGGTACGTCAATGCGGACGCGGACGCCATCGTCGCCTGGTCCAACGGGCTGCGCGTGCAGATGCAGGCCCAGACCCACTCCTCGGGCGTCTGGCGGCGCCGCGGCAACACCGGCGAGGGCTGGGAGCTCAGCTTCATGGGACAGGGCTACGCGCTCGTCCAGCCGAGCGAGCTGCTGCCGCCGCAGAACGCGGTCATAGGGCGGGGCGCCGGGGCGCAGTTCGGCGTGGGACAGCAGGGTGCCCGTGGGCAGAACCAGGGCAACGTCTGGAGCTGAGCGCTCCGGAGGACTTCAGAACGCGGGGAACTGCGGGCCGGCTGTGGCTGGTCGCGCAGTTCCCCGCGTCCCTTCGGGGCGCCTTCTTACAGACGTGCCCTCGTCGCCTCCATCAGGCGTACGACCGACTCGTCGGCCACGTCCGCCACCTCGTCGTACGCGAACCAGCGCAGGTCCAGGGACTCGTCGCTGATCGCCTCCACGGCGTCGGCCGGGGCCATCGCCGCGTACTGCACGTCCAGATGCTGCGTACAGGGCCCCGGAATCGGGTGCTGGTCCAGGCGTACGGGGCCGCCCGGGAGCAGCGTCAGGCCCGGCACACCGGACTCCTCCGTGGCCTCGCGCAACGCGGCCACGGCCAGCGACGTGTCCGCAGGCTCGCAGTGGCCGCCCATCTGAAGCCACATCCGCAGCTTCTTGTGCAGGGTGAGCAGGACCCGCCCGCGGGACGGGTCGACCACCAGGGCGCTCGCCGTCACATGGCCCGCGGTGCAGGCCTTCCACATGCCGTCCTCGCCGTGCGCGGACAGGTGGTCCAGATACGTCTGGCGCAGCTCGGCCTGGTCGGCCCGCCCCTCGTACGCCTTGAGCACGAGGACGGCGTCGTCGTGAAGGCTCACTTACCGCCGTCCTCGGGGGACTCGTCGTCGCCCTGGTCCTTCGTGAGGTCCGGCTTCGTGGAGGAGCCGCCGCCCGCCGCCTCGCCGAGCATCTTGTCCAGCTCGGAGAAGTCCATCTGCTCGCGGTGGACGAAGCCGTCCGGGTCGTCCAGGTCGGACGCCGTCGGCAGCATGTCCGGGTGCTCCCACAGGCCGTCGCGGCCGTCGACACCGCGCGCGTCGGTGAGCGAGGCCCACAGGCGCGAGGCGTCCCGCAGGCGGCGCGGGCGCAGCTCCAGGCCGATCAGCGTGGCGAACGTCTGCTCCGCTGGGCCGCCCGAGGCACGGCGGCGGCGCAGCGTCTCCCGGAGGGCGTCGGCGGACGACAGGCGGGGCTTGGCCGCGGCGTGCACCACGGCGTCCACCCAGCCCTCGACGAGCGCCAGAGCGGTCTCCAGGCGCGCCAGGGCGGCCTTCTGGGCCGGGCTGTCCTCCGGCTGGAACATGCCCTGCTGGAGGGCTTCCTGCAACTGCTCGGGGTTCTGCGGGTCGAGCTGGCCGACGACGTCCTCCAGCTTGGCCGTGTCGACCTTGATCCCCCGGGCGTACCCCTCGACGGCGCCGAACAGATGCGAGCGCAGCCACGGGACGTGGGAGAAGAGCCGCTGGTGGGCGGCCTCGCGCAGCGCGAGGTAGAGCCGCACCTCGTCCTTGTCGACGCCGAGGTCCTTGCCGAACGTCTCGATGTTCACCGGGAGCAGCGCGGCCTTCCCGGAGGGGCCGAGCGGCAGACCGATGTCGGTGGAGCCGACGACCTCACCGGCGAGCACACCGACGGCCTGCCCGATCTGCTGGCCGAACATGGCGCCGCCCATGGAGCGCATCATGCCGATCAGCGGGCCGGCCATGGCCTGCATCTCCTCGGGCAGGACGTCGCCCATGGCGAGGCCCACCCGCTCGGCCACCGGGTCGACGAGCTCCTTCCACACCGGCAGGGTCGCCTCGACCCACTCGGCGCGGCTCCACGCCACGGCCGTGCCGGACCCGGACGGCAGTGACGTCGCGTCGTCAAGCCACAGGTCGGCCAGGCGCACGGCCTCCTCGACGGCGGAGCGCTCGGCGGGGCCGACGCTGGCGTCCTTGGTGCCGTCCGCCGTGCCCTGGGCGACGGTCTGGCGGGCGATGTCCTTGGCCATGTCCCAGTTCACCGGGCCGCCCTCGTACGAGAGCATCTGGCCGAGCTGCTGGAAGGCGGCCCCCAGGTCGTTCGGGTTCATGGAGCCGAACATGGCGGCGAACGGGTTGTCCCCGCCGCCCGGGCCGCCCGCGCCGGGGAACCCGAAACCGAACGGGTTTCCGGGGCCGCCGGCACCCTGGCCCCCGCCCTGGCCCTGTCCGGGGGATTCCTTCTTCTTGCCCTCGTCGCCGTCTTCCGGCTCCTCCGGCGGAAGGCCGAATCCGAATGGGGTGTCACTCACGGGATTCCTCGGCTCGTCAGGCCGCCGGTATCGTTCCGGCGGCGGCTGCCCTACAACACCACCCAGCGTAGACACCGTGACGGGTTCGGGCCTCGGTGCTTCGCCGACTGATGGCCTGCGGCAGGATGGATGCCACCTGGTACGTACGCGTCATTCGCGTACGTACTGAAGACAACCGCTGGAGACGCCCGGTGAGTTCCCCAGATCCACAGGTTCGCGCAGCGCGAAACCCGTCAACCCCGGCGCCCGCCCGTGGGCCCGTAGTAGCCGTCACCGGCGCCGCCTCCGGCGTGGGTGCGCTGCTGACCGAGCGCCTTGCCGCCTCGGAGGAGATCAAGCAGGTCATCGCCATCGACGAGCGCCGAGGCGAGTGCTCGCAGGTCCAGTGGCACATCCTGGACGTGCGGGACCCGGCGATCGCCGAGAAGCTGCGGGGCGCGGACGTCGTCGTGCACCTGGCGCTCGATCTCGACCTGGAGACCGATGGCGCGGCCCGCACCGCGTACAACGTACGTGGCACCCAGACCGTCCTGACCGCTGCCGCCGCCGCAGGCGTCCACCGCGTCGTCCTGTGCACCTCGGCGATGGTCTACGGAGCGCTGCCCGAGAACGAACTGCCCCTCTCCGAAGACGCCGAGTTGCGGGCGACCGCGGAGGCAACGGGGGTCGGTGACCTTCTGGAGGTCGAGCGGCTCGCACGCCGGGCGCCCCGCGCGCACCCCGGGCTCAACGTCACCGTCGTACGGCCGGCGACCCTGGTGGGCGGTACCGACACGGCCCTGACGCGCTACTTCGAGTCGCCTCGCCTGCTCGTCGTGGCGGGCTCCCGGCCTGCCTGGCAGTTCTGTCACGTCGAGGATCTGTGCAGTGCCCTGGAGTACGCCGTCCTGGAGAAGGTCGACGGAGAGCTCGCCGTCGGCTGCGACGGCTGGCTGGAGCAGGAGGAGGTCGAGGAGCTCAGCGGGATCCGCCGGATGGAGCTGCCCTCGACCGTGGCGCTCGGTGCGGCGGCCCGGCTGCACCGCATCGGGCTCACGCCGTCCCCGGCCGGTGACCTCGCCTACACGATGTACCCCTGGGTGGTCAGCGTCAGCCGCTTGCACGATGCCGGGTGGCGGCCGCAGTGGACCAACGAGGAGGTCCTCGCGGAGCTGCTCGAAGAGGTGTCCGGGCGGCGGACCGTGGCCGGGCGGCGCCTTGGACGCAAGGATGCGACGGCTGCGGGGGCCGCGGGGGCGACGGTGGCTCTGCTCGGGGCGGCGGCTGTCGTGCGCAGGGCGCGGAAGGCGCGGCGGCGGATCTGAGCGGTTCCGGGTGCCTTGGAGGGTGCCGCCCTTGCTGTCGGCGCCCCGCGGGTCCTTGGCGGGACCGCCTCGCTGCACCGCACCCGGCGGTTGGCGCTGTGCCCACCCGTTCCGCCCTGCGGAACGCCTGCCCACAGCGAGTGGCGCCGTGTGCAATGCCTGTTCGGTTGTAGGACCGCTGTAGGGACGTCCTATTCCGTGTGGGGCTTGCCGTGCGGCACCATGGCCGCATGGCTAGCACCACGATGGACCACCCCGGCGAGCAGGGCGCACAGGACCCGATCCGCCTCCTCGCGATCCGCGACACCCCGCTCTCCCTGGACGAGGTCTTCCGTGCCGTCGGCGACGACGCGGCGGGCGGCACGGCGCTCTTCGTGGGGACCGTGCGCAACCACGACGGCGGCGCGGACGTCGACGAGCTGGGCTATTCGACGCATCCCACGGCCGAGGCCGAGATGCGCCGTGTGGCCGAGAAGGTCGTCGCCGAGTTCCCGGTGCGCGCCCTGGCCGCCGTGCACCGCGTGGGTGATCTCGCGGTCGGCGACCTCGCGGTGGTCGTGGCGGTCTCCTGTCCGCACCGTGGCGAGGCCTTCGCCGCCTGCCGCAAGCTGATCGACGACCTCAAGCACGAAGTGCCGATCTGGAAGCACCAGCGGTTCTCCGACGGCAAGGAGGAGTGGGTCGGCGCCTGTTGAGAGCGGCCGAGGGGCAGGACCGGCGTCGTACCCGGCGATGACCCGTGCGGCTCCAGTTGCGTAACTCGACCCCTGCTGTGAGCGTTGACCATGTGGCTGATTAATCTGCTGATCAGTCAGTTGGGGTCGCTCATGGGGTCGGGAGTTCGACATGGCATCACTTGCCTGGTTGCTGATTCCGCTTCTGGCGGCCGTCGGGGCGGGACTGTGGGGCGGCTGGGCCGCCCGTAACCGCAAGTCCGGCAGGACCGGCGACCACACGGAACTGAACGGCTACGCCGCCTTCCGCGAGGCGATGGAGAAGTCCCGCTCCGGTACGTGATGTCCCCGTACGGACCGGCCCCACAGGTGCGTCGACAGGCCCGTCCCGTACTGTCGTTCCATGCCACGCCGCACTGCGACGATGCTCGCCTCCACCCTGATGCTGATCGCGCTGCTCTGCGCCGGAGTGCTCATCAAAGTGCCCTACTCGGAGATGTCCCCGGGCCCCACGGTGAACACTCTCGGTGATCACGACGGCGAGCCGGTGCTGCAGATCTCCGGCCACAAGACGTATCCCACGACCGGCAACCTCAACATGACGACGGTCAGGGTGACCAGCGCCGACTACAACATGAACCTCGCGGAGGCCGTCTACGGCTGGCTGGCCCACGACAACATCGTGGTGCCGCACGACACGCTCTACCCGGACGGCAAGACCGAGCAGCAGTCCACGCAGGAGAACGCCGAGGAGTTCAGTCAGTCCCAGGAGAGCGCCAAGGTGGCGGCGCTCAGGGAGCTCAAGCTCCCGGTGGAGTCCCAGGTCATCGTCTCCACCGTCATCAAGGGCGACCCGGCCGAGGGCAAGCTGCACGCGGGCGACGTCATCAAGAAGGTCGACGGGAAGCCCGTCAAGGAGATGACGGACGTCGCCGAACTCGTCACCGAGCGCAAGCCCGGCGACAGCGTCACGTTCACGATCGTCCCGGTCAAGGAAGCGGCCGCCGCCGAGAAGTCGGGCAAGGAGCCGACGAGGACCGAGGAGATCAAGATCACGACGAAGAAGGCGGAGGACGGCGACCGGGCGATCGTCGGGATCAAGGCGGGCACCGACCACACCTTCCCGTTCACGATCGACATCAAGCTGGCCGACGTGGGCGGCCCCAGCGCCGGACTGATGTTCGCCCTCGGTATCGTCGACAAGCTGACCCCGAAGGACCTCACCGGCGGCAATTTCGTGGCCGGCACCGGCACCATCGACGAGAAGGGCAAGGTCGGCCCGATCGGCGGCATCGAAATGAAGACCGTCGGCGCGCGCGAGAAGGGCGCCGAGTACTTCCTGACGCCGAAGGCCAACTGCGCGGCGGCCGCGAGCGACGTCCCGGACGGCCTCACCCTGGTCAAGGTCGACACCATCGACGACGCGGTGAAGTCCCTGGAGAAGATCCGCAAGGGCGACACCGACGCCCTGCCGAGCTGCGCCGCGAAGTAGCGGCTCGACCCACGGGACCAGGCAGCCGCACGCGGGCAGCCGTACGCGGGCGGGGGAGCCCGGAGGCCCGCCCCACCCGCCTACGTACGAGAGCGGGTGCTACGCGAAGGTCGCCGCCAGCGCGTCCGCGAGGCCGGGCACCAGGTCGGAGCCCGTGAGGACCTCGGTCGGCGAGTCCTTCTCGCGCAGCCGCAGCGCCGACTCGCGCGCGCCGTCACGGAGCACCGCCACGGTCATGCGGACCTCCTGGCGGTCGGGGTGCTTCGCCACCCACTGCGCCAGCTGGGCCTCGCTGAGGCCCTCGGGTACGGACGTCTCGGCGGACGGCGGCAGCATCAGGCGCTCCACCGTGAGGGCGCAGCCCGTCACGGCGTCCGGCCAGGCGATGGTGCCGAGGAACTCGTCCAGCGGCTTGTCCGCGGGGATCTCCTCCTGCTCGATGGGGGTGAGACCGGCGTGTTCCACGCCGTCGTCAAGGCCGAGCTGGGAGGCGAGGCCGGGTTCTTGGGTGCGCAGTCGCGCCGTGTCGACGAGCGCGAAGAGGCGGGCGGGCCGGTCCCAGCCCAGGCCGGACACGTACTCATCGATCTCGAGCACGGCCCGGGTGAGGGGGCTCGCTGCCATGGGAGTGTTGGACATGGTCACAATCCTGCCTCGTTAGTCCCGAGAATCGGGAACCGAGTAAAGCGTGAGTAAGTTGCATAGGTGTGGCTCCACGATCTCGGGGGCCTGACGTATCGACAGCGAACTTCGAGGTGCGCACCTTGGCTTTCCAGATGCCGGACCGCGGCGGAGGCCCGACGGGGCCACGGATCAGAGTGGGCCGACCCTCCCGTCGCGTCCGGACCCTGCTCATGACGTTGGGCGTGTTGGCCGTGCTGGCCATGGCCTTCGTCATGTTCTCCGGGTTCTGGACGGACTGGTTGTGGTACCGCTCGGTCAATTACTCATCGGTCTTCAAGACGACCCTGTGGACCAAGATCGGCTTGTTCTTCGTCTTCGGCCTCCTCATGGCGGCCGCGGTCGGCGTGAACATCTGGCTGGCGCACCGGCTGCGCCCGCCGCTCAGCGCCATGTCGATGGAGCAGCAGAGCCTCGACCGGTACCGCATGGGCATCGCCCCCTACAAGAAGTGGCTGCTGATCGGGATCACCGCGCTGGTGGGACTGATCGCGGGCGCCTCCGCGGCGGGACAGTGGCGCACCTGGCTCATGTGGGTCAACGGCGTGCCCTTCGGCCAGAAGGACCCGCAGTTCCACATGGACGTGTCGTTCTTCGCGTTCGACCTGCCCTGGTACCGCTTCCTGCTGGGCTTCGGCTTCGCGGCGGCGGTGCTCTCCCTGGTGGCCGCCGCCCTGACGCACTACCTGTACGGCGGGCTGCGGATCACCAGCCCCGGCGCGCGCGCGACCGCGGCGGCGACCGGCCACCTCTCGGTGCTGCTCGGCGTCTTCGTCTCGCTCAAGGCCATCGCGTACTGGCTCGACCGGTACGGCCTCGCGGTGAAGTCCAGTGACTTCAAGGCGACGGGCAACTGGACCGGTCTGCGGTACGTCGACGCCAACGCCTACCTGCCGGCGAAGACGATCCTCTTCTGCATCGCCGTCATCTGTGCCCTGCTCTTCTTCGCGACGCTGTGGCGGCGTACCTGGCAGCTGCCGGTCATCGGCTTCGGCCTGATGGTCCTCTCGGCGATCCTCATCGGCGGGCTCTACCCCGCGATCGTCCAGAAGTTCCAGGTCCAGCCGAACGAGCAGGCCAAGGAAGCGCCCTACATCGAGAAGAACATCGAGGCCACCCGCGACGCCTACGGCATCAGCGGTGTGAAGCCCGAGGACTACCGGGGTGCGGGCAAGGTCGACGAGGACCGCCAGAAGAAGCGCGAGGACGCCGACACGGCGGCCAACTACCGGCTGAACGACCCGAACATCGTCTCGCCGACGTTCCAGCAGCTGGAGCAGGAGCGCAGTTACTACCAGTTCCCGACGACGCTGGACGTGGACCGCTACAACGGCCAGGACACCATCGTCGGCCTGCGCGAGCTGAACGTGAACAAGCTCGACAAGCGGAACTGGATCAACGACCACTTCGCGTACACGCACGGCTATGGCGTCGTCGCCGCCAAGGGCACGGAGACCAAGAAGGGCTCCAAGGGTGCCCCGGCGTTCACCGAGTCCGGCCTGCCGACCAAGGGCAACCTCGGCGAGTACGAGCAGCGGATCTACTACGGCGAGAAGACGACGCAGTACTCGATCGTGGGCGGGCCCCAGAAGGAGCTCGACTACGAGGAGGACGGCGGCGGTCAGAAGACGTACAGCTACAAGGGCGACAGCGGGGTCAACCTCTCCAACCCGATCAACCGGGCCGCGTACGCGGTGTCCTTCGGGGAGCCGCAGATCCTGTACTCCGGGGCGATCGGCGAGGGCTCGCGGATCCTCTACAACCGCACCCCCAAGGAGCGCGTCGAAGCGGTTGCCCCCTGGCTGACGATCGACGGCGACGTCTACCCGACGGTGGTCGACGGCCGCATCCAGTGGGTGGTCGACGCCTACACGACCACCAACGGCTATCCGTACGCCTCGCGCACCACGCTCGGTGACACCACGGCGGACTCCTTGTCGCAGGCGGACAGCCAGCGCACGGTGATCGCCCAGCAGAACCAGGTCAACTACATCCGGAACTCGGTGAAGGCGACCGTCGACGCGTACACCGGCGACGTCAAGCTCTACACCTGGGACGAGAAGGACCCGGTCCTCAAGACCTGGAAGAAGGCGTTCCCGGGCACCGTCAAGGACAAGAGCGAGATCCCGGCGGCGCTCAACGACCACCTGCGCTACCCGCAGGACATGTTCAAGGTGCAGCGTGAGCTCCTGACGCTCTACCACGTCACGGATCCCGGCCAGTTCTACAACGCGAGTGACGCCTGGCAGGTGCCGAACGACCCGACGAAGAAGGACGACAGCGCGGTCCCGCCGTACTACCTGTCCTTGAAGGCGCCGGGCCAGGACCAGCAGCAGTTCGCGCTGACGACGACGTTCACCCCCAGTGAGCGGCCCAACCTGCGGGCCTTCATGACGGTCGACGCCGACGCCAGGAGCAAGAACTACGGCCAGATGAAGCTGCTGAGAGTGACCGGCGACGTCGACGGCCCTGAACAGGTGCAGAACAAGCTGAACTCCATGACGGAGGTCGGTAACTTCGTCCGGGACATGAAGGGCGCCGATTCCGACGTCCTCTACGGCAATCTGCTGACCGTGCCACTGGACGACGGCTTCCTCTACGTCGAGCCCGTCTACGTACAGGGCCGCAAGTCGGCGTATCCGCTGCTGAAGAAGGTCGCCGTGTCGTACGGCACGGAGACCGTCTTCGCGGACTCCCTGGGCGAGGGCCTCGATCAGGTCTTCGGCGCGGCGGGCGGCACGAAGCCGCCGGCCCAGGACCAGGACGGGGACGCGGACACGGACGAGCCGACCAAGCCGCCCAGGACGAACGACCCGACGGTCCAGGCCGCCCTCGATGACGCCCAGAAGGCGTTCGAGGACGGCGAGAAGGCCATGAAGGAAGGCGACTGGAAGAAGTACGGCGAGGCTCAGGACCGCCTCCAGGAAGCACTGGAGCGGGCCGAGGAGGCGTCGGCCAAGGCGGCGGAGAAGAACGCCGACAAGAACGCCGACAAGAACGCCGACAAGGCTGCCGACAAGGGCGCCGACAAGAGCGCTGACAAGGCCGGCGACGGCGACGGTGGCAAGACCGACAAGGCCGCTGACAAGAACGCTGACGACGGCGCCGACAAGGGCGGCGATCAGGAAGCGGGCAGCGGCGGCTGAGCAGCTGGTCAGAGGGGCACCCCGCGCCGTGGTACGGTTTGAACACAACGGCGCGGGGTGGAGCAGCTCGGTAGCTCGCTGGGCTCATAACCCAGAGGTCGCAGGTTCAAATCCTGTCCCCGCTACTGCAAGGTGAAGGCCCGGATCCTTATGGATCCGGGCCTTCGTCGTGTGCCGTGGGCCGATGCCGTCTTGTGCGGGTGTCCTATGCCAAGTCATGTGAACGGCGCGGTGACGGGGGAGAGTTGGGGGATCTGTGTTTCACTTATCTCTCTGTGGGCATGTCGACAAAACGCTGAAGTGACCTCACTGGCTGCGGTATATCAGGTATACCCAGGTTGCAGGTGGTGCGACGATGGACGTTATGGGGGACAAGGCAACTCTGTTGGATACAGGGCGGTTTGTGCAGGCGGTCGACCGGGAGGAAGATCCCGGGACGGCCGCCGAAGAGATGCGCCATCGGCTGGCCGCCGAGGCCGGGGATGTCGACGCGATGAGCGTCCTGGGAAGCCTTCTGCTGCGCCGCGGTGACCTCGACGGAGCCGAATCCCTGCTGCGCGCGGCGACCGCCGAGGGTGACCGCGCCGCCGCCAACAACCTCGGCGTCCTCCTTCACCAGCGCGGATACGCGGACGAGGCGGCCGGCTGGTGGCGGGTCGCCGCCGTCGCCGGTTCCGCCGCGGCCGCGCACGCGCTCGGCCGCTACCACCGCGAGCGCGGCGACGAGCCCGCCGCCGAGTACTGGCTGCGCCAGTCCGCCGAGCAGGGCCACACCCTCGGGGCGTACGCGCTCGCCGACCTCCTGGAGCACCGCGGTGACGTCGGCGCCGAGCGCTGGATGCGGGTCGCCGCCGAGCGCGGCCACCGCGAGGCCGCGTACCGCCTGGCCCGTGCGCTCGACCGCAGGGCCGCCGCGGAGCGCGGTGAGCCCGCGGAGTGCGGCGAGCCCTGCCGGTCCGCCGTGCCGCGCGCGCCGCGGGGAGGACGTGCGCACCCCGCGAGGCCGAGCAGTGGTACCGCCAGGCCGCCGCGCGCGGGCACCGGCGGGCCGCGCTGCACCTCGGCGCGATCCTGGAGCACCGCGGCGAGCTGAAGGAGGCCGGGCGCTGG is a genomic window containing:
- a CDS encoding UPF0182 family protein codes for the protein MPDRGGGPTGPRIRVGRPSRRVRTLLMTLGVLAVLAMAFVMFSGFWTDWLWYRSVNYSSVFKTTLWTKIGLFFVFGLLMAAAVGVNIWLAHRLRPPLSAMSMEQQSLDRYRMGIAPYKKWLLIGITALVGLIAGASAAGQWRTWLMWVNGVPFGQKDPQFHMDVSFFAFDLPWYRFLLGFGFAAAVLSLVAAALTHYLYGGLRITSPGARATAAATGHLSVLLGVFVSLKAIAYWLDRYGLAVKSSDFKATGNWTGLRYVDANAYLPAKTILFCIAVICALLFFATLWRRTWQLPVIGFGLMVLSAILIGGLYPAIVQKFQVQPNEQAKEAPYIEKNIEATRDAYGISGVKPEDYRGAGKVDEDRQKKREDADTAANYRLNDPNIVSPTFQQLEQERSYYQFPTTLDVDRYNGQDTIVGLRELNVNKLDKRNWINDHFAYTHGYGVVAAKGTETKKGSKGAPAFTESGLPTKGNLGEYEQRIYYGEKTTQYSIVGGPQKELDYEEDGGGQKTYSYKGDSGVNLSNPINRAAYAVSFGEPQILYSGAIGEGSRILYNRTPKERVEAVAPWLTIDGDVYPTVVDGRIQWVVDAYTTTNGYPYASRTTLGDTTADSLSQADSQRTVIAQQNQVNYIRNSVKATVDAYTGDVKLYTWDEKDPVLKTWKKAFPGTVKDKSEIPAALNDHLRYPQDMFKVQRELLTLYHVTDPGQFYNASDAWQVPNDPTKKDDSAVPPYYLSLKAPGQDQQQFALTTTFTPSERPNLRAFMTVDADARSKNYGQMKLLRVTGDVDGPEQVQNKLNSMTEVGNFVRDMKGADSDVLYGNLLTVPLDDGFLYVEPVYVQGRKSAYPLLKKVAVSYGTETVFADSLGEGLDQVFGAAGGTKPPAQDQDGDADTDEPTKPPRTNDPTVQAALDDAQKAFEDGEKAMKEGDWKKYGEAQDRLQEALERAEEASAKAAEKNADKNADKNADKAADKGADKSADKAGDGDGGKTDKAADKNADDGADKGGDQEAGSGG
- a CDS encoding PPA1309 family protein, encoding MSNTPMAASPLTRAVLEIDEYVSGLGWDRPARLFALVDTARLRTQEPGLASQLGLDDGVEHAGLTPIEQEEIPADKPLDEFLGTIAWPDAVTGCALTVERLMLPPSAETSVPEGLSEAQLAQWVAKHPDRQEVRMTVAVLRDGARESALRLREKDSPTEVLTGSDLVPGLADALAATFA